The genomic region TGGTGTGGTGTGTTGATCTGGAGGGAAAAATTATTGCCAGAATACCCACTTTGACTGGAAGGGATGGAAAAACCTTTGCCCTGGCATTGGCACACAGAgcaagttttcattttcattgctCTGGGGCTATTTTCCCTCAGAGAAGGGTGGGAAAGCCTGCCTGCTCGATCTATGGTTGGGGGCTTCTGCTAGCCTAGACCTGCTGAGTCCCCTGGATTTTAATCTTCAAGTGAGCCCTTTACTTAAGCATTATCAGTTTCTCACTTTTTGAAAGACAGATCTGGAAATTCCCCAAAAAGAGCTCAGAAGACTTGAGCCCCAATTTTCCATATGGAGGCCCTGACAATGCCCCCCATGGACCTTGAAGGGTCCCTCAAGCACACCAGGATGTGGCCCCAGTGGCCCTCCACACTAGTGGATGGATCATTGACTGTATGTGGCCTGCATAGCAGGAATAAGTGTTGTCAGAAGTGACCCCCAGGCtttctgaacactgcttggaagacatcctcaaagaaaataaaggttttttaaaaaaacatccgTGGAATCCTATTTTCCCAAGAAATATATTAGGCCAAAGACCTAAATAAAGAAAAGTGTGTCTAAGGTGGGATAGCGATCCTGGACAGGCCAACCTAGTGTTCTGGGCCCTTTCTTCTACTACACAGAGGTGTATTGAAGGGGTGTCTTTGGAAGATGGTCTTGGAAAGCCAGAGCTCTCTGGTAGAAGACCTGGCCCTGCTGAGGCTGCTGTGAAGCTGCTGGGGGCTGTGGTGGGGCTCACAGGAGTTACGAAGAATAATGCTTGCTCTGAGCTGGATGGTAGGAAAGAAAAGTTGGAGTTGAAGGTGTGGGACAGACGGGCCTTGCAGGGCCCAGTGGAAATGGTGAGTCCAACTGGGTGCCAGAAAAGAATTTGAGGGAGAAAATGGTTAAGCTGCCCTTTTGGCCTATAGAGTAGTGGCGATGGTCACAGTGCTGAAGAGACTAACTTTGTCTGGAGCGGGTGAAGTGTGAGAGGTTAAAAGTGGaggctggggcccagagagatagcacagcggcgtttgccttgcaagcagccgatccaggaccaaaggtggttggttcgaatcccggtgtcccatatggtcccctgtgcctaccaggtgctatttctgagcagacagccaggaataacctctgagcaccaccgggtgtgacccaaaaacaaaacaaaacaaaacaaaacaaaaaagtggaggCTGGAGGTAAGGATGTAGACAGTGAGGGGCAGGAGCCCTGGTAATGTGTCTAGGGCTACAGGGTAGCCAGAAGAGTGGGGATGGGGGAAGCAGGTGCCTCACTAAAGATGACTTACAGGGGAGAAAAGGACTGGCGAGATCCCAGTGAAGTCCAAGTGGGATAGAGGagctttttttccttgtaaataagGAATAAGGGCCAACTCAAAAAAGGTTCAACCCTGCAGCCATTTTCTTtcgttttccttttttgtttttgggccacacctggaggtactcagaggttactcctgcctctgcactccgAAATGACTTTATGACTGTGCTctggagaccgtatgggatgtgggTGAGTGAACCCAGGGCAGCTGCAAGCTTTCTGGCTCAACAGACCCTTTCTGCTGGTGATGGAGGGATCTTACATCAGAACTTCCCGCATCTCAGACTGCAAGAAAGAGGGGTGATCCCCTGAGTTAGAAAATTGAATATTGAGGCCATATTGAAAGGAGTAGGTGAGAAGAGGGTTCTACCTGAGTTTCTACCCATCGCCACTCGCTGCTGTGACCTTGAGCAAGCAAATGCCATAATCCCTCTGAGCCCGTCTATAAAATGGGGGGACGCTTGGTACAAACCCGAGCCGCTCCATTGACCCATCTATGATCTATGGTTGGGGGCTTCTGCTAGCCTAGATCTGCTGAGTCCCCTGGATTTTAATCTTTAAGCGAGCCCCCATGTTTACTTAAACATTAGTGGTTTCTCACCTTTTTGAAAGACAGATCTGGAAATTCCCCAAAAAGAGCTCAGAAGACTTGAGCCCCAGTTTTCCATATGGAGGCCCTGACAATACCCCCCATGGACCTTGAAGGGTCCAACCCCCTGCCCTGCCCTCAGAAAGGTAACTTTGCCTGCTGCAGCAGCCACTCTTTAGTGCCCAGTGCCGAGTGCACCCCTGAAGCCGACAGTGacgttgggggtgggggtgggggagtctgCAAAAAAGACAGAGGCTGCAAAGGGGCCGGGAGCAAGTCTCGAACTCGTGGCTGCCAGGGAAGAAGGGGTGAGCCGCCCAGCGGCGGCTGGAGAGCGCGATCCTCACGGGCACGGGTTATTTCGGACTTGGggacccccccaacacacaccccCTGGAGCCCTGcagggcctggcctggcctgggctCGGGGGGGAAAGCCTCGCGGGTCTGCGGGCCGCTATTTTTAGCCGGGCCCCGCCAGCGCGAGGGGCCTATTTATAGATCAAACGCCCCGCGCTCCCTGCGTCAATGGAACCCCGCGTGCGTCACGCGCGCAGACATTCCGGGCCCCCCTCGCCCCGCCCCCTCGGGCTCCCCGGCTCGCGCCGCCTCCCGCCGGAACCGCGCCGCCCCCCGCGGCCTTGTATGGCCAAAGCGCGCCGGGCCGCGTGCGTCAGCGGCGCCCCCGCCCCTCCCCGTGCGTCACGGAGCGCTTAAGACAGGGGTCCGGCCGGCCCGGGGAGCCCCAGTGGCAGGCAGTGGCCGCGAGACTCGCTCCGCTCGCTGCGCGGGACTCGGGATCAGGGAGCCAGGCGGGGACTCCTCCGGGGCGCTGCTGCGGGTCCGTGCCAGGGGGAGCCGGAGCCGGCCACtcgggtaggtaggtaggtaggtaggtgggtgCCCCTGGTGGAGCGTGCATGCATGCAAACGGGTGTCGCATGAAGAAGTCGGAGGGAAAGGATGCAGCTAAGTTAAGCAAGTGGAGAACCGGTGTGCATTCTGCACTCTGTGGTGTGCGACTGGGGTGAGGGCCCGGTTAGGACAGGAGAGTCCGCCGGCCCGGGAAGGGGTATGTTGGGGGGTGTGTGCGTGTTAGGGGAGAAGCAAAGGGGGAGTGTCTGTGCAAGGTGGAAGCCGCGCCTGAAATTGTAGGCATGACCAGCAGGAGGCTGGTTGTCTGTCTGTACTTCTACCACTCCGGGTGCCCTAAGTGGCGCGCACCTGGATCCCAGGACTTAGGGACTGTTTTGGAGGGGGATTCTTGGCATCGGTACAcagagctgctgctgctgatgtTGCTGTTTGGATCACAGAGATCCTCCCTCTGCTTGTCCGTCCTTTCCCTCAGCGCTTGCATATTTTCTGGATTGGAGAAGCCTTGGCTTTCCCTGCAGGGATCCCCAGCCCAAGTTTCTGCCTGAAACTCTGGAGTCCTCTGGTTTGCAGGAGGAATGGAATGGTGGAAGGGTGTGCAAACTTTAGTGGAGGAGAGACggttgctgttgttgctgctgctgctgtgttaGTGGTCAACAAGACAGAGTCATTAGAAGGACAGGGAAGATTGAGCTGTATATGTAGGATCCTTTGAGGGGctaggagggaagagagagaggagagagtgctGTGAGCCGAGATTAAGCATGCCTTGTCTCCAGGGATTCTTGTGTGGAGTTGCTAGTGTTAGTCTCAGGTGTAGCACTACCTGGAGGATTCCCCCCTCCCGCCcccactcaaggatcacctctgtgccctccccacccccagtcccCGTTGGCTCCTACTGGTAGGTACAGCCTGAGGCTTGCTCAGCATAACAGGTGCAAACCACATAGTTGCCAGGACTTGCCTGAAGCCGGATTCTCTCTGCTCCCTCCTTCAACCCCGCCTCTTCCTCCTCTGGTGGCACTGTCCTGCCCACCTGCCTGCAGTGAGGTGTATGTAGGTCCATATCTGGTGTCCTTAagtacctgtgtgtgtgtggggtgggggtggggggttgatCCGGATGTAGGACAGTCCAAGTGGAGAAACAGGATTTGAATAAGGCTGGAACGCCCAGCTCTGCAGCGCTGCGTGGCTGCCGCCTCTCCACCCCAAACCCATCTGGCCTTGTGTGTGGCCCCGTGTGAGAAGGGGTTGTGCTGTGTGTAAGTGCTATTGGCCGGCTCTGGCGACTGTGTGGGGTGCTGCTGTGAGTTCCAGACCCAGGAGGTGGTAGAGGCACGGACCAGGTCCACTCTGGCTGTCCCCCTTGATGGTGGCACTGTTGTTCCCCAGCCTTCACTGATGGCCACCCAGGCCCAGAGGTGGGCTGGGAGCTGTCCTGTGGCCTCCTTGCTTCTGGGGTCATGTGGGACTCTTTCTCTTGGAATGGTGCTCACTGCTCCCCTGGGTAAGGATTGGGGGAGATGGGACTCCTTATGCTGGAGGATTCAGATTCTTTAGGGTACAGCAACGACCGAAAGGGTCCCACAGGGTGCATGTCTGTCTACCTACCAGCAGGTTCCTTCAGCAGTGCTACTGGTCTGCATGGTTCTCAGTACTCTGATGAAAGTAACAGGGGAGAGACAAATTCCTGTCTGAGACTGTCCATTCTCCTGAAGTCCAGGGCTGGACTCCTTCCCTCTGTCCCCACCTCTCTCCAGTTTATGGCTTTTAAAGGTGTGAATCTAGGTGCTCTGACCCTCTGGGGAGTCAGGGATAGACCAAGGAGGCTGGggctccctttctcttctcccaggaGCATCTCAGGCTGTGCAGAGTGGGTGCCCATTCCCAGATGGCAGGCCTGGGGTGCGCGTGGGCTCAGTATGTAGAGTGGGGTGGGCAGGGGCCCCGACATGTGGCTGAGGAGGACGTTTTCTGAGGCAGCTGGGCCTTCCCCCAGCTATTTGGCATTTCCAGGATGCCCTTCTCCTTCCCAGGCATCTGGAAGGAGGTAAGGGTACTGCAGAGATTGCACTGAGCCAGGGAATATTCCAGAAGTGCTAGGTGGAGAAGCAGCGTATCTGTTGCTATCCCTGCTGCCTTCTTCCCTGTGCTTTCCCAGTGAGAGGAGGCCCCCGCCCCTCTTCCTGCAGTGCTGGCCAGCTGCCTTCCCACCCAGTCCACTCTTCCTGGGCCACTCCCCAGGGGCTTTGTGACAGGGCAGACGGGAGGGAGCTCGGCTGAAGGCCAGAATCCTGGGTTCCGTGAGGGCCCCAGCTCTAAGGCCTGTATGTCCCAACTCTGGCTGGGATTCCTGCCACCTGGCTGCTCTGGGATCTGGGCTTTCCTTAAGGCTTTCAGCTTATGTCCtgactcctcccctcccctccagagATGCCCTGTATCCAAGCCCAGTATGGAACACCAGCACCCAGTCCAGGACCCCGCGACCAGCTGTCCAGTGACCCTCTGACTCCTGATCTCAGCAAACCCACCATGGATCTAGCCACCTCTGAAGCGGCCCCCACAACCCCCACCGCCCTGCCCAGCTTCAGCACCTTCATGGATGGCTACGCCGGAGAGTTTGACACTTTCCTCTACCAGCTGCCTGGAACAGCTCTACCGAGCTCCTCGGCCTCCTCCTCAGCCTCGTCCACCTCTTCTTCCTCCGCCACCTCCCCTGCCTCCGCTTCCTTCAAGTTTGAGGACTTCCAGGTGTATGGCTGCTACCCTGGCCCCCTGAGTGGCCCTCTGGATGAAACCCTGTCGTCCAGCGGCTCCGACTACTATGGCAGCCCTTGCTCGGCCCCGTCCCCCTCCACACCCAGCTTCCAGCCGCCCCAGCTATCTCCCTGGGATGGCTCTTTTGGTCCCTTCTCTCCCAGCCAGACCTATGAAGGACTCCGGGCATGGACAGAGCAACTGCCCAAGGCTTCTGGGCCCCCACAGCCACCCACTTTCTTCTCCTTCAGCCCCCCTCCTGGCCCTAGCTCCAGCCTGGCCCACAGCCCCCTCAAGCTGTTCCCCTCACAGACGTCCCACCAGCTGGGGGAGGGAGACGGCTTCTCCCTGCCTGCAGCTTTCCCAGGCCTGATGCCCACATCACCACACAACAATGGATCACGGATGCTGGATGTGCCCATGACCTCCACCAAGGCTCGGAGCGGGGCTCCTGGGGGCAGCGAGGGCCACTGTGCCGTGTGTGGAGACAACGCTTCCTGCCAGCATTATGGGGTCCGCACCTGTGAGGGATGCAAGGGCTTCTTCAAGGTATGCGGTGGTCCTAAATTCTGCTTGTGGCTTTCCCACCTGGGAGTGGGGTCTGTGTCCTTCCTGGGGTCTCTTCCCCACTCATCCTGCCTTTCAGGGTAGGCCTGCCTTGGGATCTGAGAGATCCTTCATCTGCTTATCCTTCTGCCTGGCTGGGGATTCCTGGTTGGCAGAGGGCTGGCTCATGGGGCCACCTTTGAAGAGGGCAGTGGGCTGAGAGGTGGGGAACAAGGTCCTCAGGTCAGTGTCTTGGCTGGCCTCTGCCCATCCTCCTCCACACCAGATTTTGCAAGGAAGGGGCCATGGGCATGCCATGGTGTCCTGGCATGAGATGAAAGTTCTGGGAATTAGGCTGCAGGGCTGGGGGTGGTTCAGGAACGGGCTGTGTGTTTGTCCCAGCATTGGGCACCTACTTAGCTGCTCCACCTCCACCCTCAACCTTGCCACTCTGTCCCCCAGAAAGGACAGATAGACACGGGCACATTGAGGAGCACAAGTGTCTGGGTTGCCAGGGAGCCCCTAATCTTATGGGAGTCTTCCTCCTGAGGCAAAGAGCACCCCACAGTTTTCcccaagactttctttttttcctttccccacccccccatctctccctcccctgccacccaaatgttagaaaaataactgtgaACAGAGGGTGCTTTTGTCTGGGACAGCAGCAGGATCTGGACGGTCCCCTCCCCTGCTCCCCCTCCTCCCTGACAGCCTGTTCCGTGTTGCGCCCCCTCCAGCGCACAGTACAGAAAAACGCCAAGTACATCTGCCTGGCCAACAAGGACTGCCCTGTGGACAAGAGGAGGCGAAACCGCTGCCAGTTCTGCCGCTTCCAGAAGTGCCTGGCTGTGGGCATGGTGAAGGAAGGTGGGTGGCTGGGCTGGCCAGCTGTACCCCAACCCAAACATCTGGCTTGGGGGCGAGAGAGACAGtaaagtggatagggtgcttgtcttgcatgtgaccaacctgggatcgatccctaacatcccatatggttccccaagcacctccaggagtatgccctgagcactaccaggtgtgtcccaaaatgaagaaaaaaatctgttctgCTTGCTGCAGGGGTGGTCATGCCTGAGCCTAATTTCCAGCAGAAATGGGTGGGGCATGGTCTTCGAGTCTCCTTAGGAGCTCTGAACTCCTGGATTGGGGATGATGCCCAGCTTTGGAGGATGGTTTGGGCTATCCTCACCCTGGGCCCTTTCTTGCCACCCTCACCCTTGTCCTTCTTCCACAGTTGTCCGGACAGACAGCCTGAAGGGGCGGCGAGGCCGTCTCCCCTCCAAGCCCAAGCAGCCTCCTGATACTTCTCCTGCCAATCTTCTCACCTCGCTGGTCAGGGCTCACTTGGACTCTGGGCCCAGCACTGCCAAACTGGACTACTCTAAGGTAATGCCCGTGTGCTCCCACCACCAGCATGGCCAGCGCCTTTGCATACCTTCTGAGATGCCCAGTTGAGGGaattggaaaaggaggaaggagttTTCTGTGGTGGGCCAGTGGAAATATGGATCTCAAGGGTGGAAGGCGGCCCTTTGGGAAGGTGTGTTCATTCCAGTGGCCGAGACCCTCCATGGCAGATACCCCACAGGGCACCCTCATGTTGGCCCTACCTGGGATGCTGACCTTTCCCCTACCTTCTAGTTTCAGGAGTTGATATTGCCCCACTTTGGGAAGGAGGATGCCGGGGACGTGCAGCAGTTCTATGACCTGCTCTCCGGTTCCCTGGAGGTCATCCGCAAGTGGGCCGAGAAGATCCCTGGTTTTGCTGACTTGTCATCAAGTGATCAGGACCTGCTGCTGGAATCAGCCTTCCTGGAGCTCTTCATCCTCCGCCTGGCCTACCGGTGAGTTGTCCACCCCCTTCAGCATAGCCACCCTCGCTGCCACTCTGCCCTCTCACAGTAGCCTTATCGCTGCTATCTCCACCTGCCAGGTCCAAGCCGGCTGAGGGGAAGCTCGTTTTCTGCTCGGGCCTGGTGCTGCACCGGCTGCAGTGTGCCCGTGGCTTCGGTGACTGGATCGACAGCATCCTGGCCTTCTCCCGCTCCCTGCACAGCTTGGTCGTCGATGTCCCTGCCTTTGCCTGTCTGTCGGCACTTGTCCTCATCACAGGTGTGTGGCGGCACCTTGCTGGGCCACAGGCATGGTCCCAGAGGCTGGGGAGGGTTGGTGGGAagagggctggcagtttctgtaTCCCCCACATAGTGAAGGAGTGGTCACTGTTTGCAGAGAAGGGCCCCACAAAACTCAGCCTCACCACTGTTAGGTGGCAGGCAGCAGGACTGGGCTTTAGACCGAGCTGCTTCAGCTAAAATGTTCCTACATGTCAGAGTCAACCCAGCTTGCCCACAATCCAGGCCATATTGTGCAGTAACCTGGGAGTGTGGTTTGGTTTTAAAATcttaatgaggggccagagagatagtacaacaggtagggaggcttgccttgcatgcagctgacccacctTAAATCctcggcattccaaatggtcccccaagcactgccaggagtggaggGAGCAGTGGTCAGAGCAGCATTTTCCAGACCAGGGTGGGGCTCAGGTCCCAGGTGTGTAACTCATGCTGCCTTCTGCTGACTCCCAGAGCGGCATGGACTGCAGGAGCCACGGCGGGTGGAGGAGCTGCAGAATTGCATTGCCAGTTGCCTGAAGGAGCACATTGCAGCGGTGGCGGGAGAGCCCCATCCATCTGGCTGCCTGTCGCGCCTCCTGGGCAAGTTGCCTGAGCTTCGGACCCTGTGCACTCAGGGCCTGCAGCGCATATTCTACCTCAAACTGGAGGACCTGGTGCCCCCTCCACCAATCGTCGACAAGATCTTTATGGACACTCTGCTCTTCTGATGCTGCCCAGGACCGCACATATACCGTGTGTGCCCGCTCAGCCAGCTACCCATGTGCCTTCAGCATCACTGACTCCTGACCTTGGCTTGagctgcacacagctgatctcaGGAGGTCAGCAGGAGCTCACATTTTGGGAGATGGGGCTGCTTCATGGGGGGTCACCCTTTCTCTTGGTTTTATTCCCAACCTGGTCCCGGCCTTCATGTTTTTGTAAGATAAACCATTTTTAACACACATACTGTGTGCTGTACATAAGCGTTACGCTGCTGTAAATAGAGGAAGAGGTTGAGGTAGGAATGAAGGTTGGGCAGGAGGGATGCATCCTGCCCACCAGTGGGGCAGGCCTCTCTGGCCCTTACCCACCCTCTTCCTGCTCTCCTTCCACTTGTACATAAACTCACTCTAGGAAGAAGACAAATGACAGATTCTGacatttatatttgtgtattttcttgAATTTATAGTATGTGACTTTTctgattaatatatttaatatattgaataaaaaatagACATGTAGCTCAAATTGAGATCCTATGCATATCTAATACCCACACTCACACGCTCATCACCAAATGTCTGAGGCACAGGTACCCCAACTGTTAGAGGAGACAAACCTATGCAGacaggcctcagtttcctcttttgTAAAAGGTGCATCTGGTTCCTGGggtgtttattttggggtgggggcatacccagcagtgctcaggacttactcttggctctgtagtcagaggtcactcctggcaggctctaggaaccatatgggatgctgaccttgggtcagctgcatggaaaacAAACACCCTAACCGCTGTACTGTCACTGTCATCCCTGTTCACTTATATTGAAGGGGTTACTGGGGATGAGTCCTGGGCTCATACATAAAAGGCAAGGCTCTACCATAGAGCTCTCACCACAGCCCCTAGCTTTAGGAGTGTTAAGAACTCACgtggagggctagagagataggacactgagggtgtttgctttgtatgtggccaacatgattttttttgttttgttttgttttgtttttgttttggggccacacccggtagtgctcaggggttactcctggctctgcactcagaagttgctcctggcaggctcaggggaccatatggaatgccaggaatcgaacccaggtctgtcctgggtcggtcgcatgtaaggcaaatgccctactgctgggctatctctcagccccaccccccttttttttgggagggcacacccagtgatgctcaggagttactcctagctatgtgctcagaaatcactcctgacttgggggaccatacgggatgcaggggatcaaaccacagtccgtcctagatctgtcgcatgcaagacaaacactctattgctgtgctatcactccagccctcaacatgggttttattcctggtaccccatatgttccctaagccacatcaggagtgattctggagtgcagatccaagggtaagccctgagcacctcaaggtgtggctcccaaacaaaaaagtccAAAAATGTGCATTGAGATATGCATATACCCAGGTGAAGCTGACTGTCCAGAGATAGAGGTGTCTCTGGATGTCACACCTGCCAACTTGAAGCCAGACTCGAATTGCCAGGCTGCAAATCTGAAGAACAGGAAGAAGGGTCACTTCCACCCCTTCATATGGCTGCTGGGATCCTAGGAGTGGATAGATGGAGTACAAGTCAGCTCATGATAGTATGACAGTGTAGCAGCTGCAAATGTGACTGAAAGTTTTCAGTAGTCACCCCTTGTGCCTTCAGTTCATGAGCCCTGAGAGACCACAGCAGCCTGGGTGGAAGAGATGCAAGGTGTATCTGTATCTTTACTTTTTCATCACCCCAGGTTGCTGGTGGCCCACACAATCTTCTAAAGACCATCTCCCGAGGACCTCACCTATGCCAAGGACCCATTACAGATCCTTGGACTTCAACCTTGTCCACAGCCTTGTCAGTGCCTTCAGATCCCAAGGCTCTGCAGACATAATCCTAATGGACAGCGCCATGTGTCTCTGCTCTGACCCAGCACCCCGTTGCTAGTGATACCAATGGTTTGGGTGGGTTCACTTATTTTAGGGAAGAGGGGCACTCTTGAAAGTGCTTGAAGCCTACAATGCTCAAAGGTCAgcagggctacacccagtgttgctcaaagGGACATATAAtgcttgaggatcaaacccagatcctcaCCCATATAAACCATATTAACCCATATAAACCATACCACTTAAACCATATCCCTGGATCACTTTTTGGGAACCTAGATCAATCCCACCTTGAGCTGTAGCTTGCTGACTCCTTCACTGCCCTCAGTGCCCTTACAGTTaccttatttcctttttaagCACTTCCTGGGAGGAGGCCCAATTCATGTTTGATCCTACCATGTCTGCCCTCCAAATCCTTGGCCCATAACCCCTGACTCCATCTCTATGGCTCCAGGGACCCGATTGCTCCAGTTCCACTGAGAACTAAGGACATTATTGAGGATGCCAACAAGAGATTTTACTTCCTTAAGGCCACTGCACAACTTCATGCCTTCTCTGAGGGTCTTCAGAGACTCCAGACCTCCAGAGGGTCCATATGTAGGTAGGGTGGGGGCCCTGGAGCCCACGTGTGGTGAGTGAACTCCCAGAAGAGTGAACTCACAAACCTTGACCCCAGCACCTCTCAGTCTCTGAGTGGGTCTTTGTTGAAGGACCTGCAAGTGGTTGGGAGCAAGAATCTGCTTCTGTAAACTCAATTAGCCCCCGACTTTATGTGATCTCTGAGAAAACCTATCCTCTTCAAGGTTCAATTTACCTATCCCTTGGGTGGGACAGTGCTCTGTCTCGAGGCAGATCTTGCTGAAAAGTCTTTCATGGCTGTGTCTAGATGAGTCTCCCCCACTTCTTCAGACAGATGTGGGAAAAACTGGCCCTCAGGAGAGACACAAGATGGCTTTGAAGCTTAGGAGGGGATGGGGCCTGGAATCAGGTGGACTGGAACAGAGATGCTCTTTAGAGCTCTAAGGACACTAACATTGACATGACTACCCCCACCT from Suncus etruscus isolate mSunEtr1 chromosome 11, mSunEtr1.pri.cur, whole genome shotgun sequence harbors:
- the NR4A1 gene encoding nuclear receptor subfamily 4 group A member 1, whose protein sequence is MPCIQAQYGTPAPSPGPRDQLSSDPLTPDLSKPTMDLATSEAAPTTPTALPSFSTFMDGYAGEFDTFLYQLPGTALPSSSASSSASSTSSSSATSPASASFKFEDFQVYGCYPGPLSGPLDETLSSSGSDYYGSPCSAPSPSTPSFQPPQLSPWDGSFGPFSPSQTYEGLRAWTEQLPKASGPPQPPTFFSFSPPPGPSSSLAHSPLKLFPSQTSHQLGEGDGFSLPAAFPGLMPTSPHNNGSRMLDVPMTSTKARSGAPGGSEGHCAVCGDNASCQHYGVRTCEGCKGFFKRTVQKNAKYICLANKDCPVDKRRRNRCQFCRFQKCLAVGMVKEVVRTDSLKGRRGRLPSKPKQPPDTSPANLLTSLVRAHLDSGPSTAKLDYSKFQELILPHFGKEDAGDVQQFYDLLSGSLEVIRKWAEKIPGFADLSSSDQDLLLESAFLELFILRLAYRSKPAEGKLVFCSGLVLHRLQCARGFGDWIDSILAFSRSLHSLVVDVPAFACLSALVLITERHGLQEPRRVEELQNCIASCLKEHIAAVAGEPHPSGCLSRLLGKLPELRTLCTQGLQRIFYLKLEDLVPPPPIVDKIFMDTLLF